The genomic interval GCCAAGACCCTCAGCGCGGACGCGGCCGGAGAACTGGCCACCGCCCTGGACCGGGACCTGGGCGCGGACGCGGCAGGCTCGTACTACGACACCACGGCGAAGAACCTCGTCGTGAACGTCGTCGACGAGGCCGCCGCCGAGCAGGTCCGCCAGGCGGGCGGCAAGGCCAGAATCGTGGAGAACTCCCTCGCCGAGCTGAAGTCGGCCCGGGGGACCCTCACCGACAGGGCGACGATCCCGGGCACCTCCTGGGCGGTCGACCCGGTGAGCAACAAGGTGCTCGTCACCGCCGACAGCACGGTCGACGGCGCGGCCTGGAAGAAGCTCTCGGCCGTGGTCGAGGGTCTCGGCGGCACGGCCGAACTCAACAGGACGGCGGGTGAGTTCACGCCGCTGATCGCGGGCGGCGACGCGATCTGGGGCTCCGGCTCCCGCTGTTCCCTCGGCTTCAACGTGGTCAAGGGCGGGGAGCCGTACTTCCTGACCGCCGGCCACTGCACCGAGTCGGTCACCAGCTGGTCGGACACCCAGGGCGGCGCGGAGGTCGGGGCGAACGAGGGGTCCAGCTTCCCGGAGAACGACTACGGCCTGGTCAAGTACACCTCGGACACCGCGCACCCGAGCGAGGTGAACCTCTACGACGGCTCGACCCAGGCGATCACGCAGGCGGGCGACGCGACGGTCGGCCAGGCGGTCACCCGCAGCGGCTCCACCACCCAGGTGCACGACGGTGAGGTCACCGCGCTGGACGCCACGGTCAACTACGGCAACGGCGACATCGTCAACGGCCTCATCCAGACGACGGTCTGCGCCGAGCCCGGCGACAGTGGCGGCGCCCTCTTCGCGGGCGACACCGCGCTCGGTCTGACCTCGGGCGGCAGCGGCGACTGCTCCTCGGGCGGTACGACCTTCTTCCAGCCGGTACCG from Streptomyces sp. CA-278952 carries:
- a CDS encoding S1 family peptidase, with protein sequence MKHRRISRKRATLAGTAVVALVAAGFTFQTANASDDVPAFAAKTLSADAAGELATALDRDLGADAAGSYYDTTAKNLVVNVVDEAAAEQVRQAGGKARIVENSLAELKSARGTLTDRATIPGTSWAVDPVSNKVLVTADSTVDGAAWKKLSAVVEGLGGTAELNRTAGEFTPLIAGGDAIWGSGSRCSLGFNVVKGGEPYFLTAGHCTESVTSWSDTQGGAEVGANEGSSFPENDYGLVKYTSDTAHPSEVNLYDGSTQAITQAGDATVGQAVTRSGSTTQVHDGEVTALDATVNYGNGDIVNGLIQTTVCAEPGDSGGALFAGDTALGLTSGGSGDCSSGGTTFFQPVPEALAAYGAEIG